One part of the Moraxella sp. FZFQ2102 genome encodes these proteins:
- a CDS encoding CNNM domain-containing protein, with protein MTPSYIDTLQEDRPKIAALLKEVKIDNIEKSISAILTLNTVAHTLGSLGAGAQAVIVFGDVWFGVFSGVLTLVILIGTEIIPKTLGTTYWRRFATPVAYYVRAINWLLMPIIWITEKISRFLTKGHQESGFNRHEFLALATQGESSGQMSALETRIIKNSLALGVINVEDIVSPRSVVMAFDENMTVGEVLALHPKLPFSRFPIYDEDLDNATGFVLKSDLLIAKANQGIHTPIKQFKRDINFVFAKMKLFDLLDLMLKERVHIALAVGEFGEVKGLVSLEDVLETLLGLEIVDEFDRVDDMQALAHQLMDRRMARLGAKLEQDDSEQEISEDKSS; from the coding sequence ATGACACCGTCATACATCGATACGCTACAAGAAGATCGCCCAAAAATCGCCGCGCTCTTAAAAGAAGTAAAAATTGACAATATCGAAAAGTCAATCTCAGCGATTTTGACGCTTAATACCGTAGCGCACACGCTGGGTTCATTGGGCGCAGGCGCACAAGCGGTCATCGTCTTTGGTGATGTGTGGTTCGGGGTATTCAGTGGTGTACTGACTTTGGTGATTTTGATCGGTACTGAGATCATTCCAAAGACGCTTGGCACGACTTATTGGCGTCGATTTGCTACGCCTGTTGCTTATTATGTGCGCGCGATCAACTGGCTACTAATGCCGATCATTTGGATCACTGAGAAAATCTCGCGTTTTTTGACCAAGGGTCATCAAGAAAGCGGCTTTAATCGTCATGAATTTTTGGCACTTGCCACCCAAGGCGAAAGCTCAGGTCAGATGAGCGCGCTTGAGACTCGTATCATCAAAAACTCATTGGCGCTAGGCGTGATCAATGTCGAAGACATCGTTAGCCCGCGCTCGGTGGTGATGGCTTTTGATGAGAACATGACTGTCGGTGAAGTGCTCGCTTTACACCCAAAGTTACCATTCTCGCGCTTTCCGATTTATGATGAAGATTTGGACAATGCCACAGGCTTTGTGCTGAAGTCTGACTTACTCATCGCCAAGGCAAATCAAGGCATTCACACACCGATTAAGCAGTTTAAACGCGATATTAACTTTGTGTTTGCCAAGATGAAATTGTTCGATCTATTGGACTTGATGCTTAAAGAGCGCGTGCATATTGCACTGGCGGTCGGTGAATTTGGTGAAGTCAAAGGCTTAGTGAGTCTTGAAGATGTGCTAGAGACACTGCTTGGGCTTGAGATTGTCGATGAATTTGACCGAGTCGATGATATGCAAGCCTTGGCGCATCAGCTGATGGATCGCCGTATGGCACGCTTGGGTGCAAAGCTTGAACAAGACGACAGCGAACAAGAAATCAGCGAAGACAAATCATCTTAA
- the secD gene encoding protein translocase subunit SecD, whose product MHYPAWKYILIAVVLAFCSIFALPNLYPDEPAVQITGATAGTELTDAVLTQAQSALSNAGLEHHGGSFENNSALVRLKTPEDQLKAQEVLRRDLGENYVVALNLAQTTPEWLKNLGAKPMKLGLDLRGGVRFVLEVDMAKALEQRLATASQEARRTLRSNQIPVASLRTTANGMVLTFTSNEERSRAQSVLQNTMGLDFTLRPYMDAQGAALELTYTEAKLNEINEYAVSQNLTTLRNRINELGVAEALVQTQGANRIVVELPGVQDTAEAKRVLGRTANLEFRMVSDQAATYSGVGIPPAGTEVFPFGELNGPPVLLERQAIITGERVQGAQPGLDQNGMPQVAITLDTAGGRLMQNATRTAIGKPMAVLFIEHKQKVSYETDPATGEQKEIRTPYTESRVINQATIQAVLGSQFVITGLNSDAEAGELALLLRSGALAAPMYFVEERTIGPSLGQENIDKGLLSTQIGYLLVFLWMVIFYRFFGVVANIALAFNVIMMVAIMSLLGSSLTLPGIAGIVLTIGMAVDANVLIFERIREELANGVRAKNAIAAGFDRAFSSIVDANITTLLIAFILFAIGTGPIKGFAVTLAIGNITSLFTAIVVTRAIIHLWYGYRKNVTKLSIG is encoded by the coding sequence ATGCACTACCCTGCTTGGAAATACATACTCATCGCAGTGGTGCTTGCTTTTTGTAGCATTTTTGCACTACCGAATTTATACCCTGATGAGCCAGCCGTACAGATCACCGGTGCGACTGCAGGCACTGAGCTGACTGATGCTGTCTTGACGCAAGCCCAAAGCGCGCTTAGTAATGCCGGTCTTGAGCATCATGGCGGCAGTTTTGAGAATAACAGCGCATTGGTTCGCCTAAAAACCCCAGAAGATCAGCTAAAAGCACAAGAAGTGCTGCGCCGTGATCTGGGCGAGAACTATGTCGTCGCACTAAACCTTGCGCAGACCACGCCAGAATGGCTAAAAAACCTTGGCGCAAAGCCGATGAAACTGGGTCTGGACTTGCGTGGCGGTGTACGCTTCGTGCTTGAAGTAGATATGGCAAAAGCCCTAGAGCAGCGCCTAGCGACCGCAAGCCAAGAAGCGCGCCGTACTTTGCGTTCCAATCAAATCCCTGTTGCCAGTTTGCGCACCACTGCCAATGGTATGGTGCTGACTTTCACCAGTAATGAAGAACGCAGTCGCGCCCAAAGTGTCTTACAAAACACCATGGGGCTTGACTTTACCCTGCGTCCTTATATGGATGCCCAAGGTGCTGCGCTGGAGCTAACTTATACCGAAGCGAAGCTGAACGAGATCAATGAATACGCGGTTAGCCAAAACTTGACCACGCTAAGAAATCGTATCAATGAGCTTGGCGTCGCTGAAGCCTTGGTACAAACTCAAGGCGCGAACCGTATCGTCGTTGAGCTACCCGGTGTCCAAGATACCGCAGAAGCAAAGCGTGTCTTGGGTCGTACCGCAAACCTAGAGTTTCGCATGGTCAGCGATCAAGCAGCGACTTATAGCGGCGTGGGTATTCCACCTGCAGGTACAGAAGTATTCCCATTTGGTGAGCTAAACGGTCCACCTGTGCTGCTTGAGCGCCAAGCCATCATCACCGGTGAGCGCGTACAAGGTGCACAGCCGGGTCTTGACCAAAATGGTATGCCACAAGTTGCCATCACGCTAGATACTGCTGGCGGCCGCTTGATGCAAAACGCCACGCGTACCGCGATCGGCAAGCCAATGGCAGTGCTGTTCATCGAACATAAGCAAAAAGTCAGCTATGAAACTGACCCTGCGACAGGCGAACAAAAAGAAATCCGCACCCCTTATACCGAAAGCCGCGTGATCAACCAAGCGACCATTCAAGCGGTATTGGGTTCGCAGTTTGTCATCACAGGTCTAAACAGTGATGCTGAAGCGGGTGAGCTTGCCCTACTGCTACGCTCTGGTGCGTTGGCTGCGCCGATGTATTTTGTTGAAGAGCGCACCATCGGTCCGTCATTGGGTCAAGAAAACATCGATAAAGGTCTGCTATCAACGCAGATCGGCTATCTGCTGGTATTCTTGTGGATGGTGATTTTCTATCGTTTCTTTGGTGTGGTTGCCAATATTGCACTGGCATTCAATGTGATCATGATGGTCGCGATCATGTCGCTACTGGGTTCGTCATTGACGCTACCAGGTATTGCAGGTATTGTTTTGACCATCGGTATGGCGGTCGATGCTAATGTGTTGATTTTTGAGCGTATTCGTGAAGAGCTTGCCAATGGTGTGCGTGCCAAAAACGCCATCGCTGCAGGTTTTGATCGCGCCTTTAGCTCAATTGTCGATGCCAACATCACCACGCTATTGATCGCCTTTATCTTGTTTGCCATCGGTACAGGTCCGATTAAGGGCTTTGCGGTGACATTGGCAATTGGTAACATCACATCGCTATTTACCGCCATCGTGGTGACGCGTGCGATCATCCATCTGTGGTATGGCTATCGTAAGAATGTGACTAAACTGAGCATTGGTTAG
- the secF gene encoding protein translocase subunit SecF: MSNENNPIDPTTPSADGSSVRRRRGPRRDGKGSNALANQQALANQAIISEQTDDAAEKAGGIKLIANQRIIPFLKIEKPMMLISLLLVVASIIAIVVKGLNFGLDFTGGVSADVRYEHSVEQVQVVDALAKNGFNDAVVQYLGTNQELLIRLPPQEGSPDGLTAVLDKALDLPNNLATVDNINIIGSQVGNEIYLNSLLALAMALGMMLVYISIRFQFKLAMGAMLSLFHDAVVVVGIFAIFGLPFDLTVLAAVLALIGYSVNDTIVVYDRIRENFRRVRGLSPREVVDLSLTETLRRTIMTSGTVLVVVIAMLFLGGDGLYWFSFALLIGLIAGTYSSIYIASSIPLMMGLSREDFVVKVKPEFAEEEVIFADPELQNSKD; the protein is encoded by the coding sequence ATGAGTAATGAAAATAACCCAATCGACCCTACCACGCCATCAGCTGACGGTAGCTCTGTGCGCCGTCGCCGTGGTCCGCGTCGTGATGGTAAAGGCTCAAATGCACTTGCCAACCAACAAGCCCTAGCCAATCAAGCGATCATCAGCGAACAGACTGACGATGCTGCCGAAAAAGCAGGCGGTATCAAGCTGATCGCCAATCAGCGCATCATTCCGTTTTTGAAAATCGAAAAACCGATGATGTTGATCTCCTTGCTGCTTGTCGTGGCAAGTATCATCGCCATCGTGGTTAAGGGTCTAAACTTCGGTCTGGACTTCACAGGCGGTGTCTCAGCTGATGTGCGCTATGAACATTCGGTTGAGCAGGTGCAAGTTGTCGATGCCTTGGCAAAAAATGGCTTTAATGATGCAGTTGTGCAGTATTTGGGCACGAACCAAGAGCTATTGATCCGCCTACCACCCCAAGAAGGCAGCCCTGACGGCTTGACCGCAGTACTGGATAAGGCATTGGATTTACCAAATAACCTTGCCACCGTTGATAATATCAACATCATCGGTAGCCAAGTCGGTAATGAAATTTATCTAAATTCATTATTGGCACTTGCGATGGCATTGGGCATGATGCTTGTGTATATCTCAATCCGCTTTCAGTTCAAGCTTGCCATGGGTGCGATGCTGTCTCTGTTCCATGACGCGGTCGTCGTCGTCGGTATTTTTGCGATTTTCGGCTTACCGTTTGACTTGACTGTCTTGGCTGCGGTACTTGCTCTGATCGGTTATTCGGTGAACGATACCATCGTTGTGTATGACCGTATCCGTGAGAATTTCCGCCGTGTGCGTGGCTTATCGCCGCGTGAGGTAGTCGATTTGTCATTGACCGAGACTTTGCGCCGTACGATCATGACCAGTGGTACTGTACTTGTCGTGGTCATTGCCATGCTGTTCCTTGGTGGTGATGGCTTGTACTGGTTCTCGTTCGCGCTATTGATTGGCTTGATCGCTGGTACTTATTCATCGATCTATATCGCAAGCTCAATCCCACTGATGATGGGTCTATCACGCGAAGATTTCGTGGTGAAAGTCAAGCCGGAATTCGCCGAAGAAGAAGTGATTTTCGCTGATCCAGAATTACAAAACAGTAAAGACTGA
- a CDS encoding TIGR00730 family Rossman fold protein: protein MTTQNSPNAKHHLSNIVVYCGSNFGNDPSFYAAAVATGKAIAERGARLIYGGGNVGLMGVVADSVLEHDGEAIGIIPKFLKDKEVAHTKLTELVITDCMAERKLAMIHRGDAFIALPGGIGTYEELFEVLSLLQLKQHAHPIGVLNINGFFDPLLAMLKATTEAGFMPMANVSLLCVADDIDALLAQMQQFEFIDSQKWVKPAWMTDDKIVPSFIDKTD, encoded by the coding sequence ATGACCACACAAAACAGTCCAAATGCCAAGCATCACCTATCAAATATCGTCGTCTATTGTGGATCAAACTTCGGCAATGATCCAAGCTTTTATGCAGCGGCGGTCGCAACGGGCAAGGCAATCGCCGAACGCGGTGCGCGCCTAATTTATGGTGGTGGTAATGTCGGTTTGATGGGTGTGGTCGCTGATAGTGTGCTTGAACACGATGGTGAAGCCATTGGTATTATCCCTAAGTTTTTAAAAGATAAAGAAGTGGCGCACACGAAGCTGACCGAGCTTGTGATCACTGACTGCATGGCAGAGCGCAAGCTTGCGATGATTCATCGTGGCGATGCGTTTATCGCCCTACCTGGTGGCATCGGCACTTATGAAGAGCTGTTCGAAGTGCTGTCATTATTACAGCTGAAGCAGCACGCGCATCCGATCGGTGTGCTCAATATCAATGGTTTTTTTGACCCACTACTTGCCATGCTAAAAGCCACCACCGAAGCAGGCTTTATGCCGATGGCAAATGTCTCACTGCTGTGCGTGGCGGATGATATTGACGCATTGCTGGCACAGATGCAGCAGTTTGAGTTCATTGATAGCCAAAAATGGGTCAAGCCTGCTTGGATGACAGATGATAAAATCGTGCCAAGTTTTATTGATAAAACCGACTGA
- the accC gene encoding acetyl-CoA carboxylase biotin carboxylase subunit: protein MIKKLLIANRGEIALRIVRACKQLGIATVGVYSTADKDLMHLRFVDEAVCIGNAPSTQSYLDMNALLAAAEVTGADAIHPGYGFLSENAEFAEKVEEAGLTFVGPHPEHIRLMGNKVSAINAMKDAGVPTVPGSVGAVTLGNAEEQARKIGFPLIVKAAAGGGGRGMRVVERFEELINQVQAAKTEAQSAFGDDTVYMERFLKNPRHVEVQVLGDGNGNALHLFDRDCSLQRRHQKVLEEAPAPDIPDDVRTPILEACVRACEQIGYRGAGTFEFLYEDGQFFFIEMNTRVQVEHPVTEMITGIDIVVEQLKIAAGYGLSYHQDEIAIRGHAIECRINAEDPKTFMPSPGKIGQLFTPSGSGIRFDSHLYQGYTIPSYYDSLIGKLICHAQTRRQAIAKTLHALDELVVEGIKTNIPLHRDVILKDEAFCEEAQNIHYLENHMLNADKPKKPAEDPLA, encoded by the coding sequence ATGATTAAAAAACTGCTCATTGCCAACCGTGGCGAGATTGCGCTGCGCATCGTGCGTGCCTGTAAGCAGCTTGGCATTGCGACGGTGGGCGTGTACTCGACTGCTGATAAAGATCTGATGCATTTGCGCTTTGTTGATGAAGCGGTCTGCATCGGTAACGCACCATCGACCCAAAGCTATCTGGATATGAATGCCCTACTGGCTGCAGCTGAAGTCACAGGCGCTGATGCCATCCACCCTGGTTATGGCTTTTTGTCAGAGAATGCAGAATTCGCTGAAAAAGTCGAAGAAGCGGGTTTGACATTCGTTGGTCCACACCCTGAGCACATTCGCTTGATGGGTAATAAGGTCTCAGCGATCAATGCCATGAAAGATGCTGGCGTACCGACCGTACCAGGCTCGGTGGGTGCGGTGACTTTGGGCAATGCCGAAGAGCAAGCACGCAAGATCGGTTTTCCGCTGATCGTCAAGGCTGCTGCTGGTGGCGGTGGTCGTGGTATGCGCGTGGTGGAACGCTTTGAAGAGCTGATCAATCAAGTCCAAGCCGCCAAAACCGAAGCCCAAAGCGCCTTTGGTGATGACACTGTGTATATGGAGCGTTTTTTGAAAAATCCGCGCCATGTCGAAGTGCAAGTCTTGGGCGATGGTAATGGCAATGCGCTGCACCTGTTTGATCGTGACTGCTCACTACAGCGCCGCCACCAAAAAGTGCTGGAAGAAGCCCCTGCCCCAGATATTCCTGATGATGTGCGCACACCGATTCTAGAAGCGTGCGTGCGTGCGTGCGAACAGATCGGCTATCGCGGCGCAGGTACTTTTGAATTCTTGTACGAAGATGGTCAATTTTTCTTCATTGAGATGAATACGCGCGTGCAGGTCGAGCACCCTGTGACCGAGATGATCACAGGTATTGATATTGTCGTTGAGCAGCTGAAAATCGCTGCAGGCTATGGCTTATCTTATCATCAAGATGAGATCGCCATCCGCGGTCATGCCATCGAATGCCGTATCAATGCCGAAGATCCAAAGACCTTTATGCCATCACCAGGTAAAATCGGTCAGCTATTCACGCCGAGTGGTTCAGGTATTCGTTTTGATTCGCACTTGTATCAAGGCTACACGATTCCAAGCTACTATGACTCATTGATCGGTAAGCTGATCTGTCATGCACAGACGCGTCGCCAAGCGATCGCCAAGACCTTGCATGCATTGGATGAATTGGTTGTCGAAGGCATTAAGACCAATATTCCACTGCACCGCGATGTGATTTTAAAAGATGAAGCGTTTTGTGAAGAAGCGCAAAACATTCATTATCTGGAAAATCATATGCTCAATGCCGACAAGCCCAAAAAGCCTGCCGAAGATCCCTTGGCATAA
- the accB gene encoding acetyl-CoA carboxylase biotin carboxyl carrier protein — translation MDIKKIRELVDLMEEKDLLTLEYGHDDNYISLTRNTAVQTVAVPQVAAAPATAPSAPVAKTPAGKVETSPMVGVFYSAPSPNDPPFVKVGQKVEAGDTLGIIEAMKIMNPLEATQSGIIEEILVSNAEVVEFGQPVIRYKA, via the coding sequence ATGGACATCAAAAAAATTCGTGAATTAGTGGATTTGATGGAAGAAAAAGACCTATTAACCCTAGAATACGGTCATGATGATAATTACATCAGCCTAACGCGTAATACTGCGGTGCAGACGGTTGCTGTACCACAAGTTGCCGCCGCTCCTGCTACTGCCCCGAGCGCTCCTGTTGCCAAGACTCCTGCAGGTAAAGTAGAAACTTCACCGATGGTTGGTGTGTTCTATTCTGCACCAAGCCCAAATGATCCACCATTTGTCAAAGTCGGTCAAAAAGTCGAAGCTGGTGACACCTTGGGCATCATCGAAGCGATGAAAATCATGAATCCACTAGAAGCCACCCAAAGCGGCATCATCGAAGAGATTTTGGTTAGCAATGCTGAAGTGGTCGAATTTGGTCAGCCTGTCATCCGCTACAAAGCCTAA
- a CDS encoding nuclear transport factor 2 family protein, with protein sequence MKQSTRQFLKQTVNASLLTTVIGSLSKLSGKNLGKGLGLGVFITALGAQSLISTPAYAMSERGVTSFAATMRTAANSQNIGQISKLIADDAIISLSRNNKTTSLNKDGYLQMLQKSWAKATNYRYQISISDVVITGNQARAQVTTTETWTQAGKPVTIKTSSRATLSQLDGNTVLLRSVAQVTVD encoded by the coding sequence ATGAAACAAAGTACCCGTCAATTTTTAAAACAAACTGTGAATGCCAGCTTATTGACTACGGTAATTGGCAGCTTAAGTAAATTATCAGGCAAAAATCTTGGCAAGGGCTTGGGTCTTGGCGTATTCATCACCGCACTTGGCGCACAAAGCTTAATCAGTACCCCTGCTTATGCGATGAGCGAACGCGGTGTGACAAGCTTTGCGGCCACCATGCGCACCGCTGCCAATAGCCAAAATATTGGTCAAATCTCTAAGCTGATCGCCGATGATGCCATCATTTCTTTATCAAGAAACAACAAAACCACCAGTCTAAACAAAGATGGCTACTTGCAAATGCTACAAAAAAGCTGGGCAAAAGCCACTAATTATCGCTACCAAATCAGCATCAGCGATGTGGTGATCACAGGTAATCAAGCCCGCGCACAAGTAACGACCACCGAGACTTGGACGCAAGCAGGCAAACCTGTCACCATCAAAACATCATCACGAGCGACACTCTCACAGCTTGATGGCAATACTGTGTTGCTAAGATCGGTTGCACAAGTGACGGTTGATTGA
- the yajC gene encoding preprotein translocase subunit YajC produces the protein MLDLFITAAHASAGAPAGQQSLLMNLLIPVAFFAIFYFLIIRPQSKRNKQHKAMVDGLAAGNEVVFAGGLIGKIKKVEGDYAVISLGTTEVKIQKASVLMVLPAGTVDNI, from the coding sequence ATGCTAGATTTATTCATCACAGCGGCACACGCTAGCGCAGGCGCACCAGCAGGTCAGCAATCACTATTGATGAACCTGTTAATCCCTGTAGCATTTTTTGCGATTTTTTATTTCTTGATCATCCGCCCACAGTCTAAGCGCAACAAGCAACACAAAGCGATGGTTGATGGCTTGGCAGCAGGTAACGAAGTGGTATTTGCTGGCGGTTTGATTGGTAAAATCAAAAAAGTCGAAGGCGATTATGCTGTCATCAGCCTAGGCACCACCGAAGTGAAGATCCAAAAAGCTAGCGTCTTGATGGTTCTGCCTGCTGGTACTGTTGATAATATCTGA